The Halobellus sp. MBLA0158 genome has a window encoding:
- a CDS encoding formate/nitrite transporter family protein, which translates to MRDSDPNPDDADARSSNGVPSSGEVVPDRFSSDEVFQRIVADADHEITSGTRELFFSGLAAGFAITITFLLYASMSTGTDSRVIASLLYPLGFVYIIIGGYQLYTENTLPPVALTLERLASIPALLRHWLIVLAGNFLGGGAGAVVLAYGGVFDPATMRTATDIAEKGVVTPASALFFKAVFAGLIVAGVVWMNFAARDTISRIAIVYLAFLAIPLGNLFHVVVSFTEVVFLVLVGDLGLVSGLGGFVLPVLLGNTIGGVLLVTVVNYYQTSERRLEVDRFEHMRRLSPREWVLGNLAGRSYVPVVDTLGDIVRDPDSYRILVPIANPRTESRLVEFACKLASDREQGTVHAVHIVQTPDRITSHAQTQRIGRESERLLADLERTAEGYDVAFETSTIVSSRSFEAVFDRARRTRPDLVAMGWGEDRLWKSARAERPIDELTNRLPCDFLVIKDRGLDPSRLLLPIAAGLDSELGGEIARTLQSVADSAVELLHVVDGDDEREAGEAFLDEWAERKDLSDATRTIDTAGDVEDAIERRAADSTMLILGATERGLLSRLVTDSLHFSVSHHVEASVLLAERPSDRTLRERLFGRGSRFRSRDSE; encoded by the coding sequence ATGCGCGACTCGGACCCGAACCCGGACGACGCGGACGCTCGGTCGTCGAACGGCGTGCCCTCGTCCGGCGAGGTCGTTCCCGACCGCTTCTCCTCGGACGAGGTGTTCCAGCGGATCGTCGCCGACGCGGACCACGAGATCACGTCGGGGACGCGGGAACTGTTCTTCAGCGGCCTGGCCGCCGGCTTCGCGATCACGATCACGTTCCTCCTCTACGCGTCGATGTCGACCGGGACCGACAGCCGGGTGATCGCGTCGCTCCTGTACCCGCTCGGGTTCGTCTACATCATCATCGGCGGCTACCAACTGTACACCGAAAACACCCTCCCGCCGGTGGCGCTCACGCTCGAACGGCTGGCGTCGATCCCGGCGCTCCTCCGCCACTGGCTGATCGTCCTCGCGGGGAACTTCCTCGGCGGGGGCGCGGGCGCGGTCGTCCTCGCGTACGGCGGCGTCTTCGATCCGGCGACGATGCGCACGGCGACCGACATCGCGGAGAAGGGCGTCGTGACGCCGGCGTCGGCGCTGTTCTTCAAGGCCGTCTTCGCGGGGCTCATCGTCGCCGGCGTCGTCTGGATGAACTTCGCCGCGCGCGATACCATCTCCCGCATCGCCATCGTCTACCTGGCGTTCCTGGCGATCCCGCTCGGCAACCTCTTTCACGTCGTCGTCTCCTTCACGGAAGTCGTGTTCCTAGTTCTCGTCGGCGACCTGGGGCTCGTGTCTGGCCTCGGTGGCTTCGTTCTCCCGGTCCTCTTGGGTAACACGATCGGTGGGGTGCTCCTCGTCACGGTCGTGAACTACTACCAGACCAGCGAGCGACGCCTGGAGGTCGACCGCTTCGAGCATATGCGGCGGCTCTCGCCGCGGGAGTGGGTCCTCGGAAATCTGGCGGGGCGCTCCTATGTCCCCGTCGTCGACACGCTCGGGGACATCGTCCGCGATCCCGACTCCTACCGGATCCTCGTGCCGATCGCGAACCCCCGAACGGAGTCCCGGCTGGTGGAGTTCGCGTGCAAGCTCGCCTCCGACCGCGAGCAGGGAACCGTCCACGCGGTCCACATCGTCCAGACGCCCGATCGCATCACGAGCCACGCCCAGACCCAGCGGATCGGCCGGGAGTCCGAACGGCTGCTCGCCGATCTCGAACGGACGGCGGAGGGCTACGACGTCGCGTTCGAGACCTCGACGATCGTCTCCTCGCGGTCCTTCGAGGCGGTCTTCGACCGGGCGCGCCGGACCCGGCCGGACCTCGTGGCGATGGGCTGGGGCGAGGACCGGCTGTGGAAGTCCGCCCGCGCCGAGCGGCCGATCGACGAGCTGACGAACCGCCTGCCGTGTGACTTCCTCGTGATCAAGGACCGCGGCCTCGACCCCTCGCGGCTCCTCCTGCCGATCGCCGCGGGACTCGACTCCGAACTCGGCGGCGAGATCGCGCGGACGCTCCAGTCGGTCGCGGACTCGGCCGTCGAACTGCTCCACGTCGTCGACGGCGACGACGAGCGCGAGGCCGGCGAGGCGTTCCTCGACGAGTGGGCCGAGCGCAAGGACCTCTCGGACGCGACGCGTACGATCGACACCGCCGGCGACGTCGAGGACGCCATCGAGCGACGCGCGGCCGACTCGACGATGCTCATCCTCGGCGCGACAGAGCGCGGCCTACTCTCGCGGCTCGTCACCGACTCGCTGCACTTCTCGGTCTCGCACCACGTCGAGGCGTCGGTCCTGCTCGCCGAGCGGCCCTCCGACCGGACGCTCCGCGAGCGGCTCTTCGGCCGCGGGAGTCGCTTCCGCAGCCGGGACTCGGAGTGA
- a CDS encoding D-aminoacyl-tRNA deacylase yields the protein MIGLVVSRADDASVAIGEALRSLVDWEARTDDARSDADGGGTYYRHGDFELRTFEEWHLELSGVADAFSTEPEFVAFLSRHAGETGPLLTAHFTGNFGPAEFGGERGELARACPNVQRAILAAFDRHAPDGYDVGIECTHHGPSDVGAPSLFVELGSSESEWSDPDGAEAVARAVLELSGVGADAEAAESESESEPPQRRHVVGFGGGHYAPQFERVLRETDWRVGHVAADWVRQSMGAPEANAEIVHRAFAQSAATRALVADGDSGSDSDLRAVIEDLGYRVVDETWLRVTSGVDLALVDALDGADDLDSIDDGLRFGAPAEAASSSAADAVTVVPLPDDLLAEAAGIDREATFDAVAERVLAFETVEGGTKPRGRAAVTDADSLDALVDAVCRILREKYDDVAATDREVAATRETFDPAAAAEAGVPEGPAFGRLAAGEAVEVDGREVAPEEVRTTETARFPLPEPDISSESAPGVGSAADFE from the coding sequence GTGATCGGACTCGTAGTGAGCCGGGCGGACGACGCGTCGGTCGCGATCGGCGAGGCGCTCCGCTCGCTCGTCGACTGGGAGGCGCGGACCGATGACGCCCGGAGCGACGCCGACGGCGGCGGGACGTACTACCGCCACGGCGACTTCGAGCTCCGGACCTTCGAGGAGTGGCACCTCGAACTCTCGGGCGTCGCCGACGCCTTCTCGACCGAGCCGGAGTTCGTCGCCTTCCTCTCGCGGCACGCGGGCGAGACCGGCCCGCTCCTGACGGCGCACTTCACCGGGAACTTCGGCCCCGCGGAGTTCGGCGGCGAGCGGGGCGAACTCGCCCGTGCCTGTCCGAACGTCCAGCGCGCGATTCTGGCGGCGTTCGACCGCCACGCGCCCGACGGCTACGACGTCGGCATCGAGTGTACCCACCACGGCCCCTCGGACGTCGGCGCGCCCTCGCTGTTCGTCGAACTCGGCAGCAGCGAGTCCGAGTGGAGCGATCCCGACGGCGCCGAGGCGGTCGCCCGCGCGGTGCTGGAGCTGTCGGGCGTCGGGGCCGACGCCGAGGCGGCCGAGTCAGAGTCGGAGTCGGAGCCGCCGCAGCGCCGCCACGTCGTCGGCTTCGGCGGCGGCCACTACGCCCCGCAGTTCGAGCGGGTCCTCCGCGAGACCGACTGGCGCGTGGGCCACGTCGCCGCCGACTGGGTCCGGCAGTCGATGGGCGCGCCCGAGGCCAACGCCGAGATCGTCCACCGGGCCTTCGCGCAGTCGGCGGCGACCCGGGCGCTCGTCGCCGACGGCGACTCCGGCTCCGATTCTGACCTCCGGGCCGTGATCGAGGACCTGGGCTACCGCGTCGTCGACGAGACGTGGCTCCGCGTCACGAGCGGCGTCGACCTCGCGCTCGTGGACGCGCTCGACGGCGCCGACGACCTGGATTCGATCGACGACGGACTGCGGTTCGGCGCGCCGGCCGAGGCCGCCTCGTCGAGTGCGGCCGACGCGGTCACCGTCGTCCCCCTCCCCGACGACCTGCTCGCGGAGGCCGCCGGCATCGACCGGGAGGCGACGTTCGACGCGGTCGCCGAGCGCGTCCTCGCCTTCGAGACGGTCGAGGGCGGCACGAAGCCGCGCGGCCGCGCCGCCGTCACCGACGCAGACTCCCTCGACGCGCTCGTCGACGCGGTCTGTCGAATCCTCCGCGAGAAGTACGACGACGTCGCGGCGACCGACCGCGAGGTCGCCGCGACCCGGGAGACGTTCGACCCGGCGGCCGCCGCGGAGGCCGGCGTCCCGGAGGGCCCCGCCTTCGGCCGGCTGGCCGCGGGGGAGGCCGTCGAGGTCGACGGCCGGGAGGTCGCCCCCGAGGAGGTCCGGACGACCGAGACCGCGCGGTTCCCGCTTCCCGAGCCCGATATCAGTTCTGAGTCCGCTCCGGGCGTCGGATCCGCGGCCGATTTCGAATAA
- a CDS encoding DUF192 domain-containing protein, with product MPDRRTLYAIALALAVLLALGAVAVATNPGLLPIGDYERTTVAVVDADTGETLASVDARVADTFQKRYTGLSDTDSLGPNEGMLFVHDAEERHAYVMREMAFPLDIVFIGADGRITQIHHAELPPEGTSDSELTRYAGRGQYVLEVPYNYTVDRGIEIGDRVEIAGRWGPDEEA from the coding sequence ATGCCCGATCGACGGACGCTCTACGCGATCGCTCTCGCTCTCGCCGTCCTCCTCGCGCTCGGCGCCGTCGCGGTCGCGACGAACCCCGGCCTGCTTCCGATCGGCGACTACGAGCGCACGACCGTCGCCGTCGTCGACGCGGACACCGGCGAGACGCTCGCGTCGGTCGACGCCCGCGTCGCCGACACCTTCCAGAAGCGCTACACCGGACTCAGCGACACCGACTCCCTGGGGCCGAACGAGGGGATGCTCTTCGTCCACGACGCCGAGGAGCGCCACGCGTACGTGATGCGCGAGATGGCCTTCCCGCTCGACATCGTCTTCATCGGCGCCGACGGGAGGATCACGCAGATCCACCACGCCGAGCTCCCGCCCGAAGGCACGTCTGACTCTGAGCTGACCCGCTACGCCGGCCGCGGGCAGTACGTCCTCGAAGTCCCGTACAACTACACCGTCGACCGCGGCATCGAGATCGGCGACCGCGTCGAGATAGCGGGCCGCTGGGGACCGGACGAGGAGGCGTAA
- a CDS encoding DUF7538 family protein: protein MAEDDRVDALDALDGWHAEGYAARAHYEGAGDRYSIEFYAPSACVLYWKVKGDGETAVPVARDTVPDPLRARIREDLVEAGIDPDVEERSL from the coding sequence ATGGCAGAGGACGACCGGGTCGACGCCCTCGACGCCCTCGACGGCTGGCACGCCGAGGGGTACGCGGCGCGGGCGCACTACGAAGGGGCGGGCGATCGGTACAGCATCGAGTTCTACGCGCCCTCCGCGTGCGTGCTCTACTGGAAGGTGAAGGGCGACGGCGAGACGGCCGTGCCCGTCGCCCGCGACACCGTGCCCGATCCGCTCCGGGCGCGGATCCGCGAGGACCTCGTCGAGGCGGGGATCGACCCCGACGTCGAGGAGCGATCGCTCTAG
- a CDS encoding shikimate dehydrogenase, with amino-acid sequence MQVFGLLGNPVEHSLSPPMHEAAYEALGLDARYVTFEPDRDAAAAAVESAETLGIAGLNVTIPFKQDVLDAVEPDDVARRVGAVNTIDFSTTPPTGHNTDVAGVERSFAHHGVDLEERDAVVVGAGGAGRAVAFALADAGASVHVANRTVERAESLAADVPGATAGGLDTLDRVADADVLVNATSVGMEPDDDVTPVDAEYLHGDLAVLDAVYAPIETRLLREAAAEGATTIDGAWMLLFQGVEAFERWTGRDAPVDAMNEALRAEL; translated from the coding sequence ATGCAGGTATTCGGACTCCTCGGGAACCCCGTCGAGCACTCGCTGTCGCCGCCGATGCACGAGGCGGCCTACGAGGCGCTCGGCCTGGACGCCCGCTACGTCACCTTCGAGCCCGACCGCGACGCCGCGGCCGCGGCCGTCGAGAGCGCCGAGACGCTGGGGATCGCGGGGCTGAACGTCACCATCCCGTTCAAGCAGGACGTCCTCGATGCGGTCGAGCCCGACGACGTCGCCCGCCGCGTCGGCGCCGTGAACACGATCGACTTCTCCACGACGCCGCCGACCGGCCACAACACCGACGTCGCGGGCGTCGAGCGCTCCTTCGCCCACCACGGCGTCGACCTGGAAGAGCGAGACGCGGTCGTCGTCGGCGCGGGCGGCGCGGGGCGGGCGGTCGCGTTCGCGCTCGCCGACGCGGGCGCGAGCGTCCACGTCGCGAACCGGACGGTCGAGCGCGCGGAGTCGCTGGCGGCGGACGTCCCCGGCGCGACCGCGGGCGGCCTCGACACGCTCGATCGGGTCGCAGACGCCGACGTCCTGGTCAACGCGACGAGCGTCGGGATGGAGCCCGACGACGACGTGACGCCCGTCGATGCCGAGTACCTCCACGGCGACCTCGCGGTGCTGGACGCCGTCTACGCGCCGATCGAGACGCGGCTCCTCCGGGAGGCCGCAGCGGAGGGCGCGACGACGATCGACGGCGCCTGGATGCTGCTGTTCCAGGGCGTCGAGGCGTTCGAGCGCTGGACCGGCCGCGACGCCCCGGTCGACGCGATGAACGAGGCGCTGCGGGCGGAGCTGTAA
- a CDS encoding sodium:calcium antiporter, whose protein sequence is MTSRLRHPLTALGGAVALTLPWVAVWATGVAEGFAPLTTVAVSGLAVLGASFLLAWGAETAEKDVPRAFALAVLAVLAVAPEYAVDALYAWQAATDPAKANLAVANMTGANRILIGLGWSGIALFSIYKATTGTGDDRSVVDREGRLRDAVKLDPSIATEILFLFLATVFAFFVPLSGGIGAVDTIVLVGLYATYIAIIVRGDVDDHDEQVGVPAYFQAKPRNARIPVVLTLFVYSGFLILTAVEPFAHGLEDLGLQYGIPEFFMIQWIAPLASESPELIVTAYLVNKARATAAFNALISSKLNQWTLLIGTLAVVYSISLGRYGVLPFDFKQAAEIWLTAAQSFFALAVLVNFRISVREAVVLLVLFVSQVLIEFAFIRIYPEALAETYSIYVLLAYTALYVVLGVALLATRREELRLLGERTVANIRGQPIPEPEHAD, encoded by the coding sequence ATGACTTCTCGCTTGCGCCATCCGCTCACCGCGCTGGGCGGCGCCGTCGCCCTGACGCTCCCGTGGGTCGCCGTCTGGGCGACGGGCGTCGCCGAGGGGTTCGCCCCGCTGACCACCGTCGCCGTCAGCGGGCTCGCCGTCCTCGGCGCGTCGTTCCTGCTCGCGTGGGGCGCCGAGACGGCCGAGAAGGACGTCCCGCGGGCGTTCGCGCTCGCCGTCCTGGCGGTCCTGGCCGTCGCGCCCGAGTACGCGGTCGACGCGCTCTACGCCTGGCAGGCGGCGACCGATCCTGCGAAGGCGAACCTCGCGGTCGCGAACATGACCGGCGCGAACCGGATCCTCATCGGGCTGGGCTGGTCCGGCATCGCGCTCTTTTCGATCTACAAGGCCACCACGGGCACCGGCGACGACCGGAGCGTCGTCGACCGCGAGGGCCGCCTCCGCGACGCGGTCAAGCTCGACCCGAGCATCGCCACCGAGATTCTCTTTCTGTTCCTCGCGACCGTCTTCGCCTTCTTCGTGCCGCTCAGCGGCGGCATCGGCGCCGTCGACACGATCGTCCTCGTGGGGCTGTACGCGACCTACATCGCGATCATCGTCCGCGGCGACGTCGACGACCACGACGAGCAGGTCGGCGTGCCCGCGTACTTCCAGGCCAAACCCCGCAACGCGCGGATCCCGGTCGTCCTCACGCTCTTCGTCTACTCCGGCTTCCTGATCCTCACCGCGGTCGAGCCCTTCGCCCACGGCCTCGAAGACCTCGGGCTCCAGTACGGCATCCCGGAGTTCTTCATGATCCAGTGGATCGCCCCGCTGGCCTCCGAGAGCCCCGAACTCATCGTCACGGCGTACCTGGTGAACAAGGCCCGCGCGACCGCGGCGTTCAACGCCCTGATCTCCTCGAAGCTCAATCAGTGGACGCTGCTCATCGGGACGCTGGCGGTCGTCTACAGCATCTCGCTCGGCCGCTACGGCGTCCTGCCGTTCGACTTCAAGCAGGCCGCCGAAATCTGGCTCACCGCCGCCCAGAGCTTCTTCGCCTTGGCGGTGCTCGTGAACTTCCGGATCAGCGTCCGCGAGGCGGTGGTCCTCCTCGTGCTCTTCGTCTCGCAGGTGCTCATCGAGTTCGCGTTCATCCGGATCTACCCCGAGGCGCTCGCGGAGACGTACTCGATCTACGTCCTGTTGGCCTACACCGCGCTGTACGTCGTCCTCGGCGTCGCGCTCCTCGCCACGCGCCGGGAGGAGCTCCGGCTGCTCGGCGAGCGCACGGTCGCGAACATCCGCGGTCAGCCGATTCCGGAGCCCGAGCACGCGGACTGA
- a CDS encoding type IV pilin has product MDPSIRGSTRAVSPAIGTALMLAILVAIVAVFGGLLLGIEMPSEPTPQYRHQTEYVADGAGNTDDRPYVNITLTGGRIEPGEDFCVVDGDGNAVRWDQVWTTDGPLTAGDYAHIDGYGSDGALNHACEGEVYRMVHRPDDGQSATILEVEIDSPAVGPAASHC; this is encoded by the coding sequence ATGGACCCCTCCATCCGGGGCTCGACGCGTGCGGTTTCGCCCGCGATCGGCACGGCGCTGATGCTGGCGATCCTCGTCGCGATCGTCGCGGTCTTCGGCGGCCTCCTCCTCGGCATCGAGATGCCGAGCGAACCCACGCCGCAGTACCGCCACCAGACGGAGTACGTCGCCGACGGCGCCGGCAACACCGACGACCGCCCGTACGTGAACATCACGCTCACCGGGGGACGGATCGAACCCGGCGAGGACTTCTGCGTCGTCGACGGCGACGGCAACGCGGTGCGGTGGGACCAGGTCTGGACCACCGACGGCCCGCTCACCGCCGGCGACTACGCCCACATCGACGGGTACGGCAGCGACGGCGCGCTCAATCACGCCTGCGAGGGCGAGGTCTACCGGATGGTCCACCGGCCCGACGACGGCCAGTCGGCGACCATCCTGGAAGTCGAGATCGACTCGCCGGCGGTCGGGCCCGCCGCGAGCCACTGCTGA
- a CDS encoding ABC transporter ATP-binding protein encodes MDVPADDDDPFERQRERAENPMRRLFAEYGRDNATAFLVGLVSSVVARVLDLLPPILLAVAVDSIFFDTRPFSLWLVPDAWLPATQIDQLYLSAGLIAVSFLGGAAFHWTRNWGWNAFAQHIQHAVRTDTYDKMQRLNMDFFADKQTGEMMSILSNDVNRLERFLNDGMNSAFRLGVMVLGIAGILLYWNWQLALVTLVVVPLIAFFTYRFVQTIQPQYAEVRSSVGQLNSRLENNLGGIGVIKSANTEDFESDRVDDVSQDYFDANWEAIGTRIKFFPGLRVLSGIGFVLTFVLGGVWVLTYQQTGSAPFFFTGGLTPGEFVGFILFTQRFIWPMAQFGQIINMYQRAYASAARIFGLMDEPARIEEAPDAEALAVDEGRVVYDDVTFGYDAEETTIEDVSFAVDGGETLALVGPTGAGKSTVLKLLLRMYDVDEGSISIDGTDVREVTIPSLRKSIGYVSQETFMFYGTVAENIRYGTFGATHEEVVEAAKAAEAHEFIENLPDGYDTEIGERGVKLSGGQRQRLSIARAVLRDPDILVLDEATSDVDTETEMLIQRSLDRLTEDRTTFSIAHRLSTIKDADRIVVLEDGRIKERGTHEELLAEDGLYAHLWGVQAGEIDELPEEFIERASRRASRTVESDADD; translated from the coding sequence ATGGACGTCCCCGCTGACGACGACGACCCCTTCGAGCGCCAACGCGAGCGCGCGGAGAACCCGATGCGGCGGCTCTTCGCGGAGTACGGCCGCGACAACGCCACCGCGTTCCTCGTCGGGCTGGTCTCCAGCGTCGTCGCTCGCGTGCTCGACCTCCTGCCGCCGATCCTCCTGGCGGTGGCGGTCGACTCGATCTTCTTCGACACGCGGCCCTTCTCGCTGTGGCTCGTGCCCGACGCGTGGCTCCCGGCGACGCAGATCGACCAGCTCTACCTCTCGGCCGGGCTCATCGCGGTCTCCTTCCTGGGCGGCGCGGCCTTCCACTGGACGCGCAACTGGGGCTGGAACGCCTTCGCCCAGCACATCCAGCACGCGGTCCGGACCGACACCTACGACAAGATGCAGCGGCTGAACATGGACTTCTTCGCCGACAAGCAGACCGGCGAGATGATGTCGATCCTCTCGAACGACGTCAACCGATTGGAAAGATTCCTCAACGACGGGATGAACTCCGCGTTCCGGCTGGGCGTGATGGTGCTCGGCATCGCCGGCATCCTGCTGTACTGGAACTGGCAGCTCGCGCTCGTCACGCTCGTCGTCGTCCCGCTCATCGCCTTCTTCACCTACCGCTTCGTGCAGACGATCCAGCCGCAGTACGCCGAGGTCCGCTCGTCGGTCGGCCAGCTCAACTCCCGATTGGAGAACAACCTCGGCGGCATCGGCGTCATCAAGTCCGCCAACACCGAGGACTTCGAGTCCGACCGCGTCGACGACGTCTCACAGGACTACTTCGACGCCAACTGGGAGGCGATCGGCACGCGGATCAAGTTCTTCCCCGGGCTGCGGGTCCTCTCGGGGATCGGCTTCGTGCTCACCTTCGTCCTCGGCGGCGTCTGGGTGCTCACCTACCAGCAGACCGGGAGCGCGCCGTTCTTCTTCACGGGCGGGCTCACTCCCGGGGAGTTCGTCGGCTTCATCCTCTTCACCCAGCGGTTCATCTGGCCGATGGCGCAGTTCGGCCAGATCATCAATATGTACCAGCGGGCCTACGCGTCGGCCGCGCGGATCTTCGGGCTGATGGACGAGCCCGCGCGGATCGAAGAGGCGCCCGACGCCGAAGCGCTGGCCGTCGACGAGGGCCGCGTCGTCTACGACGACGTCACCTTCGGCTACGACGCCGAGGAGACGACGATCGAGGACGTCTCCTTCGCGGTCGACGGCGGCGAGACGCTCGCGCTCGTCGGCCCGACCGGGGCAGGGAAATCCACGGTCCTCAAACTGCTGCTCCGGATGTACGACGTCGACGAGGGATCGATCTCGATCGACGGAACCGACGTCCGCGAGGTGACGATTCCCAGCCTCCGGAAGTCGATCGGCTACGTCAGCCAGGAGACGTTTATGTTCTACGGGACCGTCGCGGAGAACATCCGGTACGGCACCTTCGGCGCGACCCACGAGGAGGTCGTCGAGGCCGCGAAGGCCGCCGAGGCCCACGAGTTCATCGAGAACCTCCCGGACGGCTACGACACCGAGATCGGCGAGCGCGGCGTGAAACTCTCGGGCGGCCAGCGCCAGCGGCTCTCGATCGCCCGCGCGGTGCTCCGCGACCCCGACATCCTCGTCCTCGACGAGGCGACCTCCGACGTCGACACCGAAACGGAGATGCTGATCCAGCGGTCGCTCGACCGCCTCACCGAGGACCGGACGACCTTCAGCATCGCCCACCGACTGTCGACGATCAAGGACGCAGACCGGATCGTCGTCCTCGAAGACGGCCGGATCAAAGAGCGCGGCACCCACGAGGAACTGCTCGCCGAGGACGGCCTCTACGCCCACCTGTGGGGCGTCCAGGCGGGCGAGATCGACGAACTGCCCGAGGAGTTCATCGAGCGCGCCAGCCGCCGGGCCTCCCGGACGGTCGAATCGGACGCCGACGACTGA